From Nocardia sp. NBC_00416:
AACCAGGCGCCCAGGCAGAAATGGGCGCCGCCGCCGCCGAATCCGGAATGCGGATTCGGGCCGCGGGTGATGTCGAAGATATGCGGTGCGTCGAGTGCGGTCTCGTCCCGGTTGGCCGAACAGTAGAACATCACCACCTTCTCGCCGGCCCGTATGCGTGTGCCGGCGACCTCGGTATCGGTGACCGCGTGCCGGGCGAAATGGATGACCGGAGTCGCCCAGCGGACGAATTCCTCGACGGCGCCGCCGATCCGGGCGTCGAAGTCCTCGAGCAGCCATTCGCGTTGCGCGGGATGGTCCACCAGTGCCTTGAACCCGTGCGAAGTGGTCTGTTTGGTGGTGTCGTTGCCCGCGGAGGCGAGCAGCACCATGAAGGCGCCGATCTCCTCGTCGGTGAGGCGGTGGCCGTCCACTTCGGCCTCGACGATCGCGGACATGAGATCATCGCGCGGATCCTGGCGACGACGCTGGGCGAGGTCGGTGCCGGCCCCGTGCAGGATGCCGAACTGGGTCATGAAGAAGGTGGCACGTTCCTCGAGGCTCGCGTACTCCTCGTCGCTCGAACTGAACATCGCCTCGGCCGCGTAGGCGACGCCTTCCCGATCGGATCGTTCGATGCCGATCATGTCCGACACGGTGCGCATGGGCAGCTTCCGGGAAAGACTGTCCACGAAATCGGTGGGTTGCCCGCTGCGCAGGTCGGTGAGGAACTCGTCCACGATCTCGGCGGCGTTGTCGCGGATCTGGGATTCTATGCGCCGCACCTGCTTCGGAGTGAACGCCGAACTGATCAGTCGCCGGTACCGGGTGTGCTGCGGTGGGTCCATCATCAGGAAAAAGGTGGTGGGGCGCTGCACCTCCACGGGCATCGGGTCCAGGCTGATACCGAGGCTCGAGGTGAACAGTTCGGGATGACGGCTGATCTGGGCGATATCGCGATGCCGGGTGACCGCCCAGAACCCGGGCTCGTCATGGGGGAAGAACGCGGGCGGCGGCGCGTGCCAGGTGAGTCCCGGTTCGGCGCGCAGCTGTGCGAACACTTCGTCGCGGGTACGGAAATCCCGGGCCCAGAAGGCAGGTTGGGAGATATCGAGCCGATGGTAGCGGCGGGTGGCCGCCGAGGCGCTATCGGTAGGGTTCATGAGCGGCTCCGAGCTGGCGGACCATGGGTACCGCGCGCGGTGGACGCGGTGGTACCGAATGCGCGCCGGTAGCACACACTCTAGAGCGGATCGCTGTCCCCGGCTGTCGCTTCCGGCGAATCGACGTGGCCTCGACGCAGGTGCGCCATCGACTTCTTCGGCGTCGAACAGCCGAAACTTATCGTTTCGAGATCTTCGTGGACGAATCTGTTCCGGGAGCGATGAATTCGCTACGCGACCGACGTCACATGTGTCGAGCACTACCTGTCGATGTCGCGCCGCACCACAACCGGATAGAGAGAAAACGATGCCAGATTCACCGTTCCGATCACCGGCCACCGGCCGGCCGCCCGCCGGGGTCGACACAACCCGGGCCAGTATCGCCCGGGTGCACGACGCGAGCCTGGGCGGCAAGGACAACTTCGAAGTCGATCGCCAGGTCCTCGACGCGGTACTGGAGATCGCTCCCGGGATGCGTGAGGTGGCCCGGCGCAACCGGGCCTGGGTGCGCCGGGTGGTCCGGTATCTGGCGGGGATCGTCGGGGTCGACCAGTTCCTGGACGCGGGCGCCGGCCTGCCCGCGCTGGGCAATACCCATGAGATCGCGCAACTGGTGAATCCGTGGGCGCGGGTGGTGTATCTGGACAACGATCCGATGTGCAGCGCGCACGGCCGGGTGCTGATGGAAACCAATGAGGACACGATCTATCTCGACGGCGACCTGACCGATCCCGCGGTGCTGGCCCCGGAGTCGGCGGTCTGGCGTTATCTCGATCCGAGCCGTCCGGTGGCGCTGATTCTCGGTTCGGTTCTGCATCATCTCGACGACGCCGCGGATCCGGCGGCGATCGTGGCGCGGTGCGCACGGGAGCTGAGTCCGGGTTCGTTCGTGGCGATCACGCATTATTGGGACCCCGCCGACGGTTCGGCCGACCACGATCTCGCGCGGGAAGTGCAGCGGCGTTTTCTCGAGAAAGGTCTGGGGTCCGGTTGGTACCGGACCCGGGAGGAGATCGTGTCCTACTTCGGTGAACTGGACCTGGTCGAGCCGGGGGTGGTGGCGCTCGACGAATGGTGGCCGTCGGGGCCGGCGCGGTCGCCGGTGACCTCCGAAGAGCGGCTGATCCTGGGCGGTGTCGGTCGTAAGGGCGATGGTCCGAAGGGTGGTTCGGCGGCGCCGGTCGAATGAGCGCCCGCGGGAACCGGGTTCCGGTACGGGAGGCCACGGCGTCCGCAGACAGCGCGCTGGTGCGATAATACCGTTCTTCTCTGAAGAGAATTGACTTATACTTCGGCTGGACCTGCCGTCCCCGGGGCGGTGTACACCGTGCTGGAACTGGATATATGCCGTGAGCTCTTCGTACGAACCGTGGACAG
This genomic window contains:
- a CDS encoding SAM-dependent methyltransferase, yielding MPDSPFRSPATGRPPAGVDTTRASIARVHDASLGGKDNFEVDRQVLDAVLEIAPGMREVARRNRAWVRRVVRYLAGIVGVDQFLDAGAGLPALGNTHEIAQLVNPWARVVYLDNDPMCSAHGRVLMETNEDTIYLDGDLTDPAVLAPESAVWRYLDPSRPVALILGSVLHHLDDAADPAAIVARCARELSPGSFVAITHYWDPADGSADHDLAREVQRRFLEKGLGSGWYRTREEIVSYFGELDLVEPGVVALDEWWPSGPARSPVTSEERLILGGVGRKGDGPKGGSAAPVE
- a CDS encoding cytochrome P450, which translates into the protein MNPTDSASAATRRYHRLDISQPAFWARDFRTRDEVFAQLRAEPGLTWHAPPPAFFPHDEPGFWAVTRHRDIAQISRHPELFTSSLGISLDPMPVEVQRPTTFFLMMDPPQHTRYRRLISSAFTPKQVRRIESQIRDNAAEIVDEFLTDLRSGQPTDFVDSLSRKLPMRTVSDMIGIERSDREGVAYAAEAMFSSSDEEYASLEERATFFMTQFGILHGAGTDLAQRRRQDPRDDLMSAIVEAEVDGHRLTDEEIGAFMVLLASAGNDTTKQTTSHGFKALVDHPAQREWLLEDFDARIGGAVEEFVRWATPVIHFARHAVTDTEVAGTRIRAGEKVVMFYCSANRDETALDAPHIFDITRGPNPHSGFGGGGAHFCLGAWLARMQIRLLFHELLTRAPEVVLGEPEYVHSDFVHGIKRMPVRLA